Proteins encoded in a region of the Nicotiana tomentosiformis chromosome 9, ASM39032v3, whole genome shotgun sequence genome:
- the LOC104088242 gene encoding proteasome subunit beta type-1-like → MTKQQANWSPYDNNGGTCVAVAGADYCVIAADTRMSTGYNILTRDYSKIIKLADKCVLASSGFQADVRALQKVLAARHLIYQHQHNKQMSCPAMGQLLSNTLYYKRFFPYYAFNVLGGLDNEGKGCVFTYDAVGSYERVGYSSQGSGSTLIMPFLDNQLKSPSPLLLPAKDAVTPLSESEAIDLVKTCFASATERDIYTGDKLEIVILNADGVRREEMDLRRD, encoded by the exons ATGACGAAGCAGCAAGCTAACTGGTCTCCTTATGACAACAATGGAGG AACGTGTGTTGCAGTTGCAGGTGCAGATTACTGTGTAATTGCTGCTGATACTAGGATGTCCACTGGCTACAACATCCTTACTCGCGATTACTCCAAGATCATTAAACT AGCGGACAAGTGTGTGCTGGCCTCTTCAGGATTTCAAGCTGATGTGAGAGCTTTGCAAAAGGTTTTGGCAGCAAGGCATCTG ATCTATCAGCATCAGCACAATAAGCAGATGAGCTGCCCAGCCATGGGTCAGCTACTTTCGAACACCCTATACTACAAACGTTTCTTTCCCTACTATGCATTCAATGTTCTAGGTGGCCTTGACAATGAAG GGAAGGGCTGTGTGTTTACATATGATGCTGTTGGATCCTATGAGAGGGTTGGGTATAGTTCTCAAGGTTCAGGTTCAACTTTGATCATGCCTTTCCTCGACAACCAATTAAAGTCTCCTAGCCCTCTCTTGCTGCCTGCCAAG GATGCCGTAACTCCACTTTCTGAATCGGAAGCCATTGACTTGGTGAAGACATGTTTTGCTTCAGCAACAGAAAGGGATATATATACT GGTGACAAGTTGGAAATAGTCATATTAAACGCTGACGGTGTTCGTAGGGAAGAAATGGATCTCAGGAGAGACTGA